The Candidatus Bathyarchaeia archaeon DNA segment AGTATCAACCCTAAAAAGATATTTTCTTATCGGTTAAAAATTCCTGTTTTTACGTTAAAAATAAAAAGGCAACAGATAGAGTGAAAGCTTGTCATCTTGGGCTTTTGAAAGGAAAAAGGATGCTTCAAATCACTGGCGGTCAGTGCTTAAACTTCAGTAGACAAGCAGCAGCTGAAAATCCCCATCCATATCCAAGCATTGTAATAACGTCTTCTTCAACAAGTTTCGTGTTCGAGATGATTCTTTCAAGAATAAACGGTAAGCTTGCACCGGCCAAATTGCCATATTCTCTTAGAATCTCGTGAGATTCCTTAATTTTTTCGTATGGAATCTCGTTACGCTCGGCTAAGGCAGCGAGTATTTTTTCGCTGCCGGTGTGAACTGCCCATTTTTTAACCATTTTTATGGCGTCTCTGCTGGTTTTGCCAAACAGTCTTTTAAGAGCCAAACTTGTGTATTTAACTCCGAGTTCTGGAATTTTTCTATCAAGATGTGAATAGAAACCAAACGAAAACGGCTTGTTTGAAGCTGAAAGTTTTGCGTATCCTGCTAAGTAATCTTTTTTTCCAACATTTGTTACTTCCACATTTTTCTCCACAGTTAAGCCTTCTCCCTTATTGGCAACAACACACGCGGCTGCACCATCACCGAAAAGGAAAAACTCCATAGTTGCAACCCACTTTTGCAACTCAACACGCCTTTTAGCCACGCTTTTAATTTGATTTATTTGTCTAATTTCCATAACGTTTGTCATGCCACGCACTTGATTTTGGAACCAGTAGGAGCTTACTCCGGAAACGCAGATGAGCGCGTAATCCTTCGGATGTGCCGCCAGATAGTTTTCTGCAAGTTCTAAGGCTTTGGGAAAAGCTGTGCTGGCTATTCCTTGAGCATTAACATGCTTAATGTAAGGCGTGAAGCCGATGTTGCGAACTAGAAGTTGGCTGAGTCCGGGACTCAAGAATGGAGTGGCGTCATAGGCTGCAATAAAATAGTTAATATCCTTCGCAGAGAGACCAGCGTTTTGAACAGCGTTTTCACATGCTTCAGAGCATAACTCGATTATTGCGTCTTCGTTCATGGCTTCTTTTGCGTCTGGATGGTTGATAAGGTAGCGCCGCTGAACCCCAAGGTTAAGCACGTTTTGTTTGACGCGTTCTGGAAGCGAACATGGAAAAGTTTCTAAAAGCTTTTCTGTTGAATACTCGTTTTTTGGCAAGGCTGCGCCTAAATTGAGTATTTGCATATCAGTGAAATTGCTAATTGAGGTTATAAAAGGATTCTTGAAATGTTTCATGTTGACTATGGCATTATTTTTCCACAAAAATCTTATAGTTGTTGGAATCAACTAACTACACTTTCAAAATTGAGGTGGAGAAATTGACGAAAAAAGTCGGAATAGTCGCAGGGAGCATATCAAGATTTGACAATCCAAGACACACTTTGCAAGAAGAGATGTGCGCAGAAGCTGTTAAAATGATATTGGACGACGTGCCAAACTT contains these protein-coding regions:
- a CDS encoding 3-oxoacyl-[acyl-carrier-protein] synthase III C-terminal domain-containing protein, which gives rise to MIPTTIRFLWKNNAIVNMKHFKNPFITSISNFTDMQILNLGAALPKNEYSTEKLLETFPCSLPERVKQNVLNLGVQRRYLINHPDAKEAMNEDAIIELCSEACENAVQNAGLSAKDINYFIAAYDATPFLSPGLSQLLVRNIGFTPYIKHVNAQGIASTAFPKALELAENYLAAHPKDYALICVSGVSSYWFQNQVRGMTNVMEIRQINQIKSVAKRRVELQKWVATMEFFLFGDGAAACVVANKGEGLTVEKNVEVTNVGKKDYLAGYAKLSASNKPFSFGFYSHLDRKIPELGVKYTSLALKRLFGKTSRDAIKMVKKWAVHTGSEKILAALAERNEIPYEKIKESHEILREYGNLAGASLPFILERIISNTKLVEEDVITMLGYGWGFSAAACLLKFKH